One window of Parambassis ranga chromosome 3, fParRan2.1, whole genome shotgun sequence genomic DNA carries:
- the LOC114433569 gene encoding uncharacterized protein LOC114433569 produces the protein MAWLDSVNRERERRGASRLERCVLSAHGDVFRVPWEDLVYPQFVTQPRAAPKENQGSSAKNGKVQEEDTRLLPPPTTIDQSQVSSEAEDSEGEYVELMELPLPRFSPQKGSLTQSISLQHRARTSTHISTHTATHTASTHTHTSAAATHTPQISTAHSAAVTHTHSSPPSVEVSACTALCSRLMEENLNQDHSRSADLTAVSSSSSSSAPPQAVESISCLSGGPEGTNPCIEQRDGAEGEEQRKEEVTEEEQTEQMERRLNNVVSADRGKEEEEVQRVEGMCRSDEKVVEGEETDTDGDELEKEGAEEVEVEEEVQVIIMLPSPERKEEQLTTREKRGAQQAQLSDCNTLKLHCNDSYFEINPQDTNSGDFYSEKTPQTHPEACSEESVLHPEDFYSDKNKQAHLEDCTESTMLMHTVDSYFEEETLETHTEDCLQSSEGSQRPEDPYSEKDKPKTQMEDTLQTYTDQSYFEKDTQPACFRDSYFENTPSMHSEETLTLHTEGSYSEKESHKACLEDSYFENTSPVRPDDSLCEKESSGSNECEMPRSVSSVVPDPQGSDRVQEQKKGDEDEEEAAQTEGLSSSLTVSASPAEPAPPASAAPAVQVRLPRSSQCGFYSVLLRSGAVSLPGTTDRSRRPLLTVSTWNSVWSHPDCDSAELLRLLLYYISTLRKETRALGLTVLVDACRAAPAPALLSTLRSLQTDTPGSIHSVLILANKDSSLHVDRTAATQVELLSSLKALQKHVELHQLPTEFGGSFSFSQNSWLSFRTRVEQLTNQCEDVISLLQKTINILQSAALPAAAKDAELQLGRYRAVMHSILEDSRLVQLQQEGGASLSRLRREDGCEVTEEHRAAVETVSSLYDQVDELLHRLVTLSNSRTQELHFIVDFKSLEQGFSQVQTWLQEVGEVRLKSLEEPEDSLELLKHKQQDFKDFHTLAYENCKHGEALLARLERWDNVSTADLHVYEVKVHSFWAQLQDFSQRVNSTGKNIERAVRLYRFLDQVGRTA, from the exons ATGGCTTGGCTGGACTCTGtcaacagagagagggagcgccGGGGTGCGTCCAGGCTGGAGCGCTGTGTCCTCTCGGCCCACGGAGACGTCTTCAGGGTCCCCTGGGAGGACTTAGTCTACCCACAGTTTGTCACTCAGCCCCGCGCTGCCCCTAAGGAGAACCAGGGCTCCTCTGCTAAGAATGGTAAAgtacaggaggaggacacaaggCTCCTCCCACCCCCAACAACAATCGACCAATCACAAGTGAGCAGCGAAGCCGAGGACTCAGAGGGGGAGTatgtggagctgatggagctccCACTGCCCCGCTTCTCCCCACAGAAAGGCTCCTTAACCCAGTCCATCAGCCTGCAGCACCGAGCCAGGACCAGCACAcacatctccacacacacagctacacacactgcttcaacacacacacacacttctgcagctgctacacacacacctcagatcTCCACCGCACACTCagctgctgtgacacacacacactcctccccaCCAAGTGTGGAGGTCAGTGCCTGCACTGCACTTTGCTCCAGGCTCATGGAGGAGAACCTGAACCAGGACCACAGCAGATCCGCTGACCTCACcgctgtctcctcctcctcctcctcctccgctcctCCTCAAGCCGTGGAAAGCATCAGCTGTCTGTCAGGGGGACCAGAAGGTACCAATCCCTGCATAGAACAGAGAGATGGGGCGGAGGGGGAGGAGCAAAGGAAAGAGGAGGTGACGGAGGAAGAGCAGACGGAGCAGATGGAGAGAAGGCTTAACAATGTAGTGTCAGCTGATAGAggtaaagaagaggaggaggtgcagagggtggagggaatGTGTAGGAGTGATGAGAAGGTGGTGGAAGGtgaagagacagacacagatggaGATGAGTTAGAaaaggaaggagcagaggaggtggaAGTAGAGGAGGAGGTACAGGTGATCATAATGCTGCCGAGCCcagaaagaaaggaggagcAACTGACgacaagagagaagagaggcgCACAACAAGCACAACTTTCTGACTGTAACACACTAAAGCTGCACTGCAACGACTCGTACTTTGAGATTAACCCTCAAGACACAAATTCAGGggacttttattctgaaaaaacaccacaaacacaccctgaGGCCTGTTCTGAGGAGTCAGTACTGCACCCCGAGGACTTTTATTCTGACAAGAACAAACAAGCCCACTTGGAAGACTGCACTGAAAGCACAATGTTAATGCACACTGTGGACTCTTATTTTGAAGAGGAGACcttagagacacacacagaggactgtTTACAAAGTTCGGAAGGCTCACAGCGCCCTGAGGACCCTTATTCTGAAAAGGACAAACCGAAGACACAGATGGAGGACACGTTGCAGACATACACAGATcagtcttattttgaaaaggacACACAACCAGCATGCTTCAGagactcttattttgaaaacactCCATCAATGCATTCTGAGGAGACACTTACATTACACACTGAGGGCTCTTATTCTGAAAAAGAATCACATAAAGCGTGTTTGGaagactcttattttgaaaacacaTCACCAGTGCGCCCTGATGACTCTTTGTGTGAAAAGGAGTCCAGTGGCTCCAATGAGTGTGAAATGCCCCGGAGCGTCTCCTCGGTTGTTCCTGACCCACAGGGGTCTGACAGGGTACAGGAGCAGAAgaagggtgatgaagatgaagaggaggctgcACAGACTGAAG gcctcagcagcagcctcactGTGTCTGCTAGTCCAGCTGAACCAGCACCTCCAGCATCAGCGGCTCCTGCGGTCCAAGTCCGGCTGCCCCGGTCCTCTCAGTGTGGGTTCTACAGTGTGCTGCTGAGGTCTGGAGCTGTGAGTCTGCCTG GAACCACAGACCGGAGCAGGCGTCCTCTGCTCACCGTCTCCACCTGGAACTCTGTGTGGTCACACCCAGACTGCGACAGCGCCGAGCTGCTCCGCCTGCTACTCTACTACATCTCCACCCTCAG GAAGGAGACAAGAGCATTGGGGCTGACGGTGCTGGTGGATGCCTGTAGAGCTGCTCCCGCCCCCGCCCTGTTGTCCACCCTCAGGTCGCTGCAG acagacacacccgGCTCCATCCACTCTGTCTTAATCCTGGCAAACAAGGATTCCTCTCTGCATGTGGACCGAACTGCAGCCACACAG gtaGAGCTGCTCAGCTCTCTGAAGGCGCTTCAGAAACACGTGGAGCTACATCAGCTTCCTACAGAGTTTGGAGGGTCCTTCAGCTTCAGTCAGAACAGCTGGCTTAGCTTCAGAACG agagtggagcagctgaccaACCAGTGTGAAGACGTCATCAGCCTGCTGCAGAAAACCATCAACATCCTGCAGTCTGCAGcgttacctgctgctgccaag GATGCCGAGCTGCAGCTGGGTAGATACAGGGCGGTGATgcatagcatccttgaggacaGCCGATTggtccagctgcagcaggagggtGGAGCTTCCCTGTCACGGCTCCGCAGAGAGGATGGCTGCGAGGTGACGGAGGAGCACAGGGCAGCTGTGGAGACGGTGTCGTCTCTGTACGATCAGGTGGACGAGCTGCTGCACCGCCTGGTGACACTGTCCAACTCTAGAACACAGGAGCTCCACTTCATCGTGGACTTCAAGAGCCTCGAGCAGGGCTTCAGCCAG GTGCAGACGTGGCTGCAGGAGGTTGGTGAGGTTCGTCTAAAGAGTCTGGAAGAACCAGAGGATTCTCTGGAGCTTCTGAAGCACAAGCAGCAGGACTTCAAGGACTTCCACACACTGGCATAT GAGAACTGTAAGCATGGGGAGGCGCTGCTTGCCCGCCTGGAGCGCTGGGACAACGTGTCTACAGCAGACCTCCATGTGTACGAGGTCAAAGTTCACTCCTTCTGGGCTCAGCTGCAGGACTTCTCCCAGCGGGTCAACAGCACAGGGAAGAACATCGAGCGGGCCGTCCGTCTGTACCGCTTCTTGGACCAGGTAGGTCGTACCGCTTAA